The proteins below come from a single Scyliorhinus canicula unplaced genomic scaffold, sScyCan1.1, whole genome shotgun sequence genomic window:
- the LOC119961195 gene encoding zinc finger protein 23-like, whose amino-acid sequence MEENGNNHSEEKPWKCGDCEEGFKSPSELESHRRSHTGERPFTCFECGKGFARSSNLLQHQWVHSVERTFTCPQCGRGFTQSSQLLRHQRVHSGDKPFICPECGKGFTRTSGLLTHQRVHTGERPFTCSKCGKGFAQSSNLLKHQRIHTEERPFKCPDCGQCYKSSLDLMRHQLVHTDERPFKCSHCGSGFRRSEELTVHLRIHTGERPFTCSECGKQFTQSSALLTHQRVHTGERPFPCSECGNRFTDLSTLLKHQSVHTDERPFKCPDCLKCYKSPRELMYHQRVHTTERPFKCPDCEKCYKRSGELIRHQRVHTDERPFRCSHCETGFRGAEQLTAHQRIHTGERPFTCSKCGRGFTQSSTLLRHQRVHTGERPFACPECGKGFTTSSTLCKHQRVHNGLQ is encoded by the coding sequence ATGGAAGAAAACGGCAACaatcacagtgaggagaaaccctggaaatgtggagactgtgaGGAGGGATTTAAATCCCCATCTGAGTTGGAATCTCATcgtcgcagtcacactggggagaggccgttcacctgttttgagtgtgggaagggattcgctcgatCATCCAACCTGCTGCAACACCAGTGGGTTCACAGTGTGGAGAGAACATTCACCTGTccacagtgtgggaggggattcacccAATCCTCCcagctgctgagacaccagcgagttcatagtgGGGACAAACCATTCATCTgccccgagtgtgggaagggattcactcgcacATCAGGGCTGCTgacgcaccagcgagttcacactggggagaggccattcacctgctccaagtgtgggaagggattcgctcagtcatccaacctgctgaaacaccagcgaattcacactgaggagagaccttttaaatgcccagactgtgggcagtgctataaaagttccctGGACCTAATGCGTcatcaacttgttcacactgatgagagaccgttcaagtgctctcactgtggatcTGGGTTCAGGCGATCAGAAGAACTCACTGTACATctacgtattcacactggggaaagaccgttcacctgctcagagtgtgggaagcaatttactcagtcatctgcactgctgacgcaccagcgagttcacactggggagagaccattcccctgctcagagtgtgggaacagattcactgatttatccaccctgctgaaacaccagagtgttcacactgatgagagaccgtttaaatgcccagactgtCTAAAGTGCTATAAAAGTCCCCGGGAACTGATGtatcatcaacgtgttcacaccacagagagaccatttaaatgtccagactgtgaaAAGTGCTATAAAAGGTCTGGGGAACTGATCCGCCATCAACgcgttcacactgacgagagaccgttcagatGCTCTCACTGCGAGACAGGGTTCAGGGGAGCAGAACAACTCACTgcacaccagagaattcacactggggagaggccattcacctgctccaaatgtgggagaggattcactcagtcatccacactgCTGCGACACcaacgcgttcacactggggagagaccattcgcctgcccagagtgtgggaagggatttactaccTCATCCACCCTGTgcaaacaccagcgagttcacaatggACTACAGTGA